Proteins from a genomic interval of Thamnophis elegans isolate rThaEle1 chromosome 2, rThaEle1.pri, whole genome shotgun sequence:
- the IP6K2 gene encoding inositol hexakisphosphate kinase 2, giving the protein MSPAFGAMEVEHYSKGVLLEPFVHQVGGHSCVLRFNDKTICKPLIQREHQFYETLPAEMHKFTPQYEGVVSVSFEEDEDGNLCLIAYPLNGEHDNLESIDNSDCEPKNKLLRWSNKKTVLLENEKLTKEWVRQHRKEEKMKSHKLEEEFELLKKSELLYYSVEKKGNVSSQFKHHNPWSMKCHQQQLQQMKENAKHRNQYKFILLENLTSRYEVPCVLDLKMGTRQHGDDASEEKKANQIRKCQQSTSAVIGVRVCGMQVYQPDSGHLMFMNKYHGRKLSVQGFKEALYQFFHNGKYLRRELFDSVLKKLTELKSVLEKQESYRFYSSSLLIIYDGKELQDVVDSDPEDIEGLSEESSDESARAYAYKPTISSVDVRMIDFAHTTCRYYGEDSVVHEGQDTGYVFGLQNLILIIKEIRDESSE; this is encoded by the exons ATGAGTCCGGCATTTGGAGCTATGGAAGTGGAGCATTATTCCAAAGGCGTCCTCCTGGAGCCTTTTGTTCATCAGGTTGGGGGTCACTCCTGTGTCCTCCGGTTTAATGACAAGACCATCTGTAAGCCCCTTATTCAGAGAGAACATCAGTTCTATGAGACTCTTCCTGCTGAAATGCATAAATTCACTCCTCAGTATGAAG GTGTGGTATCTGTAAGCTTTGAAGAGGATGAAGATGGAAACTTGTGTCTAATAGCCTATCCATTAAATGGAGAGCACGATAACTTGGAAAGTATAGATAATTCTGACTGTGAACCCAAAAATAAATTGCTGCGGTGGAGTAATAAAAAGACTGTTTTGCTAGAAAATGAAAAGCTAACTAAAGAATGGGTCAGGCAgcatagaaaagaagaaaaaatgaaaag TCACAAGTTGGAGGAAGAATTTGAATTGCTTAAGAAATCGGAACTATTGTATTATAGTGTTGAAAAAAAGGGGAATGTCAGTTCACAGTTTAAGCACCATAATCCTTGGAGTATGAAGTGCCATCAGCAGCAACTCCAGCAAATGAAGGAAAATGCAAAACATCGAAATCAATATA aatttattttactGGAAAACCTAACCTCACGATATGAGGTGCCTTGTGTGTTGGATCTCAAGATGGGAACCCGGCAGCACGGAGATGATGCATCTGAAGAAAAGAAAGCTAATCAGATCCGGAAATGCCAGCAAAGTACTTCAGCAGTTATAGGAGTTCGTGTGTGTGGTATGCAG gTTTATCAGCCAGATTCTGGCCACTTAATGTTTATGAATAAATATCATGGGAGAAAACTTTCAGTCCAAGGATTTAAAGAAGCACTTTACCAGTTTTTTCATAATGGCAAATATCTGCGACGAGAACTCTTTGATTCTGTTCTAAAGAAACTAACTGAATTAAAATCAGTCTTAGAGAAGCAGGAATCCTACCGCTTTTACTCCAGCTCTTTGCTGATTATTTATGATGGGAAGGAATTACAAGATGTGGTGGACTCGGACCCAGAAGACATTGAAGGTCTTTCAGAAGAATCTTCAGATGAATCGGCACGTGCATATGCCTACAAGCCTACGATTAGTTCCGTTGATGTTCGAATGATAGACTTTGCCCACACTACATGCCGGTATTACGGAGAAGATAGCGTGGTGCACGAGGGCCAAGATACGGGTTATGTTTTTGGACTTCAAAACTTAATACTTATTATTAAAGAAATAAGGGACGAAAGTAGCGAATAA